In Citrus sinensis cultivar Valencia sweet orange chromosome 3, DVS_A1.0, whole genome shotgun sequence, the sequence ATTTGAGAGGAGAGATGAGGCTGTGCTGTCGTGGACTCGTGAGGCTGTGCTGGCTATTAGGGTTTgcttaatttgttttgtgGTTTTGCGAAATTGCCAATTGGGATCGGGTTTGGCCGCTTCACGGTTTCAGTTTGGGCCTTCCCCCTCAATGTAACTTGTTATGGCGGCGTCGAACTGTGCATAAGGTGCGACAAGTTTTAATACAATTGTCATCCAGTTTTGTTAAAGTTCTACGACAATCGTCTAAGGGGTGCAACTATAAACGACTTGTCGTTtgttatcattttaaaatgttgAAGTGGACGATTAGTCGTCTAATTATCTGGTATCGAACTACAGCTAGGCTATgaagatctttaaaaaattaaataaataaattgattaattaatttgttgccttcttttattaattaaaatattactCGAGTACAACTATATCTTTTGAGTTTGAGACTTGTACTAGTTTTGTCTTTCTGTTTAATTTTCACGAATTCTGTCCCTTCAAAAAGTTTCGTATTCAAGAAATCCATAACATGTTGTGATGTTAAACATCAGCTTACGTATATGACTGTACCTCAAACCTGTAACCTGTTTGTCTCAGCCTCTATGAAATCAGCCATTCAACTCTCAAACAACCTAAGCTAGTTTCAAAGAtcaagaaattaaatccataACTTATTAATGTTAAGCAATTTTGCAGAAATGTATTCACAAATGTCACACTGAGGTTCGGTAATGAGCTCTTCAAGAATACCACAGCAATGAAATCAGAAAGCTAACAGTATGAGAATCATATCACTAGTTTGATTGAGATCCATCCGTCCATGCAACCCATTGATTGTCCCTATGCAGCACTGAGCTTCCTTCAGGAAATTTCATGTTTGGCCTATTAGGGCGAACTCTAATTATCTTGCAGGTGCGCCCATCTGCTCTAACTGACTGAGCAATAGGATCCACAAGGGGGTTAACAGAGCATTCCAAAGGCAAAGAAGATGAAGGCATGCCATTTTCAACCCCAGAGGAGGCAGAGAGGTCAGATGAGGATGAAAACTCTGGTTGTGGAAATTGAGAGAGATCATAGCCAGCAACTTCAGTATTCACTGTAGTCAATTCTGAAAGAAAAGGATATTGTTGTAAGTAAAAAACAATATGTCTACCAAGGAAAAGAGACCACAAATCATATGATGATATATCATTTGTCTAGAACTACAGCAGACAGTTCTCAAGCGAAAATCATGACGCTTGAATAATACTACAAAATTCAGCCTCATTCTAATTTGTTAAAACATATTTACCTCATTCTGTTGTGTAACTGACAATGAAATATGAAGATATTGTAAACACATGCCATGTAAATTATGCAATATCTCACTCCATACAAAAAAAAGAGTTCATCACATGTAAATTGAGCCAAAGTTATTATAGATAATACTAGTACCATATTACACTACATCGATGCACCCTGTAGACTATGGATAAAATAGGAGCTTGTTTTACAAATGAACATAAATTATTTCCAATATCAAATTGCGATTGAAAATGTAGATTCATTTTCACTGATGACACGACATACTTGAGAAGATTAAAGGGAAGCAACTAGAGAGAAGGTTATCAGCTTTCAAATGTTATTTGTATTTGAactatatatgaataaaaataattaatgatcaaGTGTTTTATACACACATTGTAACTTTAATTATACTAGTTAAGACCTAAAATTTGACCGAAATGATCCTTTGTTCAGCTCATCTATCACAATTAGTATACTTTAGAGATTAAAGAAAAGTTCACCTCTGATTTCTTCAGCTTGCACCTTGGGCATTGAATTGGGATTGAAAACCAAGCGGCCTGCAGTTTGGATATTGTGGTGCAGATCTGCAGTGACATTTGATTGCAAGCTGGATGATGAGTAGTCAGCTTGTGCTTGGATGTCAGGAGAAACCAATGCGGGACCCTGACTTGGATTGGCtgaactcaaaaaaaaaaaaattaattaattaattaaaaataataatacacatatatacatacatattttcaTGATTTCTAAAGTTCAAACTTCTCTTTTCCGTTCTTGGAATTTGTTAATAACTAAAGCATCGCTTATAAACTGTTCTGTAAGGAAGACCTAGAATATTTGCACTCAAACAGTAGATGGAAAGTACTTCATCCAGGATTTAGGATATGGGCTCCGATTAAACCAAATATTCAAATGGTACATCAGATGCTTCAGTACTTTGGACTGTCGttctctatttaaaaaattaattcttcatTAACCTTAATTAAAGTAGTCATCTTTTTCCTCAcataaatcatgaaaattcTGTTTAAAGTACAAGATTTTTCCTCACTTAGTAGACATAATATACATTGACCAGCCAACAGCCCTTAGCAACTTTAACTTACAATATACAGGCCACTTTGTAATGAGCTCCAAGCTAGATTCATATTCAGTTAAGATGTGCTTCTTCAATTATATGACGAAACAAGCTGTGCTCCTAGAATtacatgaagaaacaaattaaaatacgaTGCTTCAATATTTTGCCTTTATAAGACTAATTTCTTCACATACTCAGGAAAAGGTACGTGACTGCATTAAAATTACTGAAAACAAATTGTAGCAAAAAACATTCATCATGAAAAGTTTAGGGAACTTCAACACGAGTACAAAAATGAGAagccaaaaatatatatatatatgctgtACCTATGTGAGTAGGTTTTTTAAGTCTAAAGCACGTAGAAACCGTAAGTcctaaataaattcattgaaattgaaaggcTTACTATTAcataattatcataaataaataagccaGATGTTATTTCAGAAAATATACCATTACTAGTTCAATTGTGCACATTTAAAAATTGGGTCCATAATCACTCACAAATATGAGAATTGATGACTTTAACAATTGACCATCAGGGAACGTAATCCTATGTGCTCTCTGTAAAGTAactatttatcaaaaatacatTGAAAATCCAAATTATTCCTGCAATAATTACTATACTTAAAAAATGTGCAGCAGCTAAAACCTACTAAGTCAAAAGTAAGGTAGCTCAGTATGGGGTCAATGTAGAgcgaaaaacaaaattcatcaAAGAGTGAATATGGTGATAATAGGACACTACTTTCTTTTACTCAAGGAGTGAAGCATACGTGAATGATTTTATGCAGGTGGCATATTTCTTTGTCTTCCATGAAGGTTAATTTATAATGCATGTACATACTTCAAATAGAAGgataaattagaaaagaataatttctAGAGTTGAGATAAAGCACTTTAGATTTAATTGAgggaaagatgaaaaaggaatCATATATAGCACATACGTTCTTTTAGCCTCATGTAAGCAACTTTTGCTGCACTCATCTCTGCTTGCTTCTTGGACTTTGCTCCTTGTCCAGAAAAAACTTCTCCTCCTACCTCAACAGTTGACACAAAAGTTGGTGCATGAGATTCACCAGATTGCTTAGtgttataaactggcaaagcATACGCTTCTTTCTGAGCCAATTCTTGCAAAACGTTCTTGTAAAGAACAGAATCATCCTggaaaaatatgtttattaacaaaatatgcGAATATGAAAGAAGATAGATCACTACTAATAAGAAATTCATAAGTTATTCATTAACAGTTAATTAGAAGACTGGCCTGTTGAAATTTATCAAGTGACAATGACATTAATGCAACTTTCGCCGCTTCATGCTCGGCTTCTTTTAAAGTAGGAAAAAACTGATGACTCTCATAAGTTTGTCCATCAATTGTGACCTTACACTTGAAACGACTAGCATGAGGAGGACCTtccctctcacatgaatacaTAGGAAGAgggagatttttcttttgagtaTAGCTCTGCAGCTGGTTTTTGTATAGGTGTTGCATATCTATAATTCAGAAAGAAATTATGAGTCGCATGACTTCTCATCATAAACAATAGAAATTCTTTCATTTCCTTATTTATTGCCTAGATAAAAACCAGTAGTCACATGTTCAGAATGCAAGGAAATAGGATGTCAATTCAATGAAACATCAGTAAACATAGCAGTGTGGCTGAATCGCCTTGAGGATAGAAATACCCCGACCTTACCCTCCCCCGCTCCTTAAAAGAGTACCCTTCATCCATACCCCACTCTCACATCAGGACTGCCATCTTTAATAGATCTTACCACAGTAGGACTGGAACGCACACCCATGATCTGTGTCCCGCCAGtacaatattttaactaaGTAGCAGCAGAACGCCAAAAAGCATCAATGTAATTGAATGGATAAAATAAGTACCATCTAAGCTAAATTCATACTTTCAAACAAGAAACCATCAATGCGATCATCAAGCTAAATGCCCAAGCAATGTACTAAAGCAATCAAATCTAAGAAATTGAACGTACAAAATAAGTTCCAATTAAGCTAAATTCATACCTTCAAGTCAGATACCTCTTACCTGAAATAAATCAAGGTTACAGGAGATGAGAGCACAATCAGCTTAATTGGtagagtttaaaaaatattaggtCCTCTCTGGGGCATACacaatgatgaagatgaaaaagatGAAGACTCGAaaagtgagagagagaaaggagAAAGATAAGATTAGCTGCTTAGAGAAGGAGGCAGCAGAGAGGAAACCAAATGGGAACAAAACCCTAACCTTGGGAAAGGAAATAATATAAACATATACTAAGGTATTTATACGAGAAAAAATACCTGGAAAAGGgctgaaaagaaagaagttgTATCTATACCCCAACTGCACCCTATTAGTTATTTGATTGACACATTGCTTGACCCAATTGGCTAGGTGTTTCCTTGTACGGGCACTGAATATGAAGCAGTGCGAACACTGAAATTTCAAGTTTCCTTATATATACTTTTTGATTTCACTCTTTTACTTCTTTTCACTCACCTGAGGCTCAATGTAAGATTGTCAAATAGACGGAATACCTGAGGCTCAATGTAAGATCTTCAAATAGAAGAAATTGGATTGAAAGATTGAGTTCTCTCACTTGATATCAAATTCAGAGTTAACTTAGAGATCTATTTCATTATATGTTATTAGTGCATCTCAAAAATGACATGTAATGGTCCActcaaatgttttatttaaatatccGTCCATATATTATCCAATATTCCCTTTCAACATTACCGTACCTagcattaataaattttaggcACATCACAGCATATCCAAATTTACGTATGTCCAGCAATTTtctaattgaaaatgattttgtaCATAAAAATACAGATATGTGGACAAGAACAACAATCAAGATCATCAAATTTAGTATGGAAGAAAAgaatacaaatgaaaatatgtGACAATCCAACTTCAATTGAAGTTGTTAATTAGAACTTCACAAAGGCCAACAGAAGTATGAGAAACATGAaccataattataaaatataataataacataaatcaCTTAGAAGTTCTCTGATGCGGTAAATTGAAATAGAGCTACATTCAAGAAATCATGACTATAGGCTTTGTCTTTAATAGCCTCTTTAATCCTCAATCTTTTGACATCACCATAGCAGAAAAGTAAGTAtacaaaattcaacaatatatgCATGATCAATCAATAAAACCAATAAACCAAACTATCTAAATCAAGAAATTacagaaaggaaaagaaattattactaaaataattatctgaCCTCTTGATTTGTGAACATCATTGACAGTTGAGATCGTTGCATTGACCTGAGTAGTTCGATCTGTTTCTCGAGCATTTACTTGCACTGCACTTTCACTCAAAGAAcctacaaaaattatttataacccAGTGTAAAGAAGAAGTAAAGTTTTCCGCACGAACATGGTAAAGTAAAGTTTTCTGTAGGAACATGGTAACTTCAAAACCCGTTTCAAACCTATCATACGTCCCCCACCCTCATTTAAGACTAGTGCTTGCAAAAACTAGAAGTAATTTATCCAGAACATAAAAGCAGAGAAAATCCAGTCaagtataaatataaaattagataataCCTACCATTTACCATTTCATTCAAGAACACCACACAGTTAACGAAACCAACATAGGTATGTTTCCAACTGTTGTACtttcaagttaattttgaaagcgCGGAAGCTAAAGCCTAAACTGTTGTTTGATAAAAGCCCATCCACTGACTGATACTTGGCGGGTAGCAATTCCATTCAATAGCAGTCATAGAATAAAAGTACAAAACAAACCCCTGtttaaaaaatgcaatgaaGCAGCCatgatttcatttatttgcatGTCTGGGATTGCAGTTGATTCCAAATTGAGAATATACTACGAGAATATGTTTGATAAGCCCTTATGTGATGATCGCTGGTTTATTGAGTCTTAAAAGAACAACTCAATCAActaatgtttgatttgaaaaaaaaaatggcaaatCAAAAAAGTTTTGGAGTAGATTCTCAAAAGAGTGATTATTTGATAATCCACCATAATCCCACATGGTTATcagaatgaaattaaaatcgGAGGAATGTTATTTAAGGCAAACagttcttcttttattttaaccaACACTTGCAAATTGCAATTCTTAAACTAAaagcatgcaaaataaatgcaaattaAGAACGCACCtaacagaaaataataataataataatctgaattggcaatattaaaattaccgTTAGAAGAGGAAGCGGCAGGAGTAGAGGATGGTGGAGGAGGAGACGAGAAATGTTGGAAAGCGATTCTAGCGGCGTCGTTTTGGGCCTCTTTGGACGACTTGTAAAGATCCGGGGTGGTGAAAGATTGGTCGTTAACGGTAACGGTTGCTTGAAAGCGAGGGTTGTGGTCAAGGCCTTGTTTGGCTGTTGTGTATACTGGCAAGTTCCATACTCTCTGGTGGCATAGCTCCTGCAGCTTCGTTTTGTACATCTTTTTTGCTTACAATATTTTCACtgattttagttttaattttaattttttttttgggaatggGAAACtcaagagaagagagaaatgGAATTTAGTTGCAAAATTTGaagtttaattatcaaatattacGCCAAGAGAGTACGCTTCAGTTCCACGAACAGGTTCAGAATAAAGGAAGCGGGATGACGCTTGGGAATGCTGAAATGCTGAAATGGAATAAGGCctttttataaacaaataatagtaaaacgACGCCAcgatgttttaaaaataagtttttttttttttaccttgaAATTCCCTATCGCAgagatgttttaaaataatcttttgaaagaataaaaaaaaaaaattctttctaccatttataaaaagaaaacttaaataatttactgtattaaattttaaaataaactaataaaaaattatcgaTATTctaaaaaccaaataaataataccCTTCCTTTATCTTCTTCTCAAGGAAGGTGGCTAAAAACTTTCTTCTCCAAGAGATCTTGTTCTATAAGGAGACATGACGTGAAAGTTGACGGAGAGGGTAATCGAAGGGGGgaataaaaaatctttattgtTGGCTCGTGGACATGGACTTCCTATGAAAGGTGGTAACGCTGTCACAATGTCATAATTATACCGAAGCTAAGTCCATTTCaatcaatataaaatatgaatgcGGTAACAAGAAGTTAATAGTTTTGTGTTATCAAATAAGAATTCaatttaaacaatgtaaatgTGTTAACAAGAAATTGAGAATTATTGATAAGACGGGCATAAAACGTCATTCATATGTTCATCAAACAAGAGTCCATTTATGTATATGTATTAACAAGGAGTAGGGAGTTTTAGGTAAGACAAGCATGTGACAGTATTCATGTGTTCGTCCAACAAGTTCTAAATCTACGTGtgcataaataaattgatattaatgttGTGTTTACTAAACTAAAATCAGAATGAGCTAAAATCAGTATGAGTAGAAATTGGAATAGGAAATagaaatcataataaattgtttacttgAATTATAAGAATTGAAATTGGAATGAATTAGATTGCCAtaaatgtgtttactttatcttgaaATCGAAATcgaaatgaattaaattgtaacaaattattaaaatgtacttaatgaattattgccataattattatttatattttaatcatagtgattgtttat encodes:
- the LOC102630955 gene encoding double-stranded RNA-binding protein 4-like, producing the protein MYKTKLQELCHQRVWNLPVYTTAKQGLDHNPRFQATVTVNDQSFTTPDLYKSSKEAQNDAARIAFQHFSSPPPPSSTPAASSSNGSLSESAVQVNARETDRTTQVNATISTVNDVHKSRDMQHLYKNQLQSYTQKKNLPLPMYSCEREGPPHASRFKCKVTIDGQTYESHQFFPTLKEAEHEAAKVALMSLSLDKFQQDDSVLYKNVLQELAQKEAYALPVYNTKQSGESHAPTFVSTVEVGGEVFSGQGAKSKKQAEMSAAKVAYMRLKEPNPSQGPALVSPDIQAQADYSSSSLQSNVTADLHHNIQTAGRLVFNPNSMPKVQAEEIRELTTVNTEVAGYDLSQFPQPEFSSSSDLSASSGVENGMPSSSLPLECSVNPLVDPIAQSVRADGRTCKIIRVRPNRPNMKFPEGSSVLHRDNQWVAWTDGSQSN